From the genome of Oryza glaberrima chromosome 1, OglaRS2, whole genome shotgun sequence:
ACAAAATATCCTTGATCTGAAACAGCTCCATTTCGCTGGTTACATAATCTACTTCACAACTTTCATAATGAATTTATGCCCTTGTTTCCATTTGATGCGTATTGTATGTTATGCCCTGCAATTTCACCCAAGCCTTTTTGCCTGGTGCAGGGTCCTACGTAACACACGAGACGAACTACTTTGTGTATTTTTACATCGATTCTAAAGCCGTCTTGCTATTCAAATCTGGGTGATTGGCGTAGCTAATATCCCCTGCGCTTGTTGTCTTGTATGCCTCTTTCCTCCGCGTTGTCTGCAACCAAAGCTGGAAGCCTGGAATTCTGAGAGCCTGCATGTTGTTGATGTATCAGCCGCGGATCTTTTCCATATTCCAGCAAATGTGAGATTAGATTGTGTGTCTATTTTACGTCTGATACATCTAGGTGGTGTCCTGACATTGCCTTATTGTAATCTGATTGCCGGAAAGTCAGACAGAGGTTGTCATCAACAAGGTAAAACTTGTGCTGATCTGCTTATATTATGCATTCTCTGGCCACCGGGTTGCAGAAATTGCAATGGTTTCAATGAATGATACCCTACATGAACTGCCTATATATGATTTGCCAATGTGGATTAAGTTACAAAAAGGGAAAATACTTTTTGCATTGTTGCATCATGTGAAATTCTACTAGACCATAACATGGCCATTTTTGCTGAGCAATCCCTGTGAAAATCGTACTAAATTATTATTGATGGATGCCTATGATAAATCCATGGTATCACTAAAATTTCTGGTTAACCTTAATTGTATGTGTAATTATGGACAGTAGGAATTGCATTTGGTGGGTGCACTATACTGACCTGCTTAAATTATGACTGTCTGGAAAGAGGTTTTCATTCTCTGGCATGGTTTCCAACTTGACATGAACTGCCTACATATGATTTGTCTCGTGGGTTAGGTTCcacagaggaaaaaaatatcctTTTTGTTGCATCATTTGAAATTGCTACAATAAATCCATGGTGTTACTATTTTGTGCAATTTATGGGCATCAGGAATTGACCTATACAATCACGACTCTACCGCTACACTGTACTGTTTGTGTTAAAGTCAAGTTGTACTGTTCATTCGTGTACAACCAAACACGTAGCGCATTCtcagaatttttattatttttaaagcctttttaattttacaaaataaatcATCCTAAACTTATTTCTGAAATCTAAACTTGTTAGCCATACTCCCACATGATGTGGTAAAATAATGTAGCTATGCCAACTATACTGACGTGACAAAATAACACGGATACGGTAGTTTGGTATGGCAGCATTGTTTCGCCACATTAGTTCGGCTGGTGTTGTTAAAAGGttcatatttgaaaataaaatttttaaaataaaaaattaaaagttttaggaaactaaaataaaattcgCATTGTCATCCTCGCAAAAGCCAAAGTTTGCGTTCGTCTTACGACAAAGAATACCGGAATTCCCTAGTACTTTCCACGATTCCATCCTCCATCAATTTTGTAGAGCAAGTATCATGTGCGCATATATAAACAACCTGTCCTTGGATTCTTTGCTCACAATCATATCGTACTGACCATACCTATCCTCTAGGGAATTGAGCCCTCCCCTATCCCAAAatttaggccccgtttagtttcaaaaatatcacatcgaatctttgacacatgtatgaagcataaaatataggttaaaagaaaaactaattgcacagtttaggagaaaatcgtgagacgaatcttttgagcctaattagtctatgattagccataaatgctacagtaacccacatgtgttaatgacggattaattaggctcaaaagattcgtctcgcggttttcagacgagttatgaaattagtttttctattcgtgttcgaaaacccctttcgatatccgatcaaacatccgatatgacacctaAAATTTTGTATTTCGCGAACCAAATGGGCCCTAATATTCATGACCTACGCCCCGGCTTTgtccccgtcgtcgccgtcgtgacCACCCACACAAAAGATGGCCGTCCCCATCACCCTCGCGGATGACGATGGCCtataaagagagaaaaaggaaaaaacgaaACGAAGGTGATAAGGCTCGTTCACGGACGGCGACAGCTTGACCTAACTAAGGCCAACCTCGCGCCGTGATGCGCCCACATGCTGCAGCCCTCCGCCGTCCACGTGTCCAGATCGCTAGCAACGTGGCGTCAGGATCACGCGCAGCAGCCCAGCTGAGCCGAAAGAAAACGAGTTCGAGTTTGCAgctcgaaataaaaaaaaacacgaaaatTACGGAAGGAACtgatatcaaataattagaatgggTGAGGTTTTGAAATCAGatcatctagcccaccaccacccaccacctTACATAGCTGGCCGGAAAACccataagggtgtgtttggataatggaaaatgaggagtgggattgggattgggaaatgaatgaagggttagaaTTAAATGGAttagggagaatgaatggttaagaTTTAAAGAGGGGTGGAAAATTATTTTCCTTTGACATTTGCCAAACACTGCGTAAGTGTTTCTCAGTTTGCAGCTCGAAATGAAATCTCCTCGTGCCAAGGCTCAAGATGGCGATTGCGCAATGTTACATCGACACCGCAAAATGTCCAGATTCAGGCATCGTTTGATATATGCACTGTGATGTCCGTAATGTTTAAAATGATTCAACACAAATTTGACGTGAAGCACATGAAATTGAAAGGAAACTAAAACTGATTTATTACTTGTTCCATTAAAACCATCACACTAGGGTACGTGGTGAAACcgtgaaagtaaaaaaaaaacagtagtaAAGTGAGGCCCTGCTCGCTGTTACATGAGAGGTGCACGAAGAACAAGCACACGAGCAGAGCATCCAGCCCACACGCAGCAAGGAAACGGTagggatgccgccgccgccgccgccgccgccgatcagcCGCACGGCGAtgatgcgtcgtcgtcgtcgttcaggtgcacgcggaggcggagcggcgtgCTGCGCGGCGCGGTCGAGAGGTGATGAGTAGTTGACGCGAAGCAGATATATATGGAtggatggcgtcgtcgtcggtcggacgacggcgagctctcGCGCATCACGCGCGGGCGTAGCTGCGGGCGAGGTGGGCGgcgcggaggtcggcggcgtcggcgccgccggcgaagttGGAGGGCCGGTAGTGGCCCGTCACGGGGTCGGGCACCCACGacacctccctcgccgccgccgacaacgacCCGTCCTTCGCCTGCGTCATCCCCGCCGCGCCCTtcccttccaccgccgccgccgcccgcctcatcgccgacgacgccgccgacgccgcgtaacccctcgtcgtcgtcgtcaccctCGCCGCGAgcgcccgcgccgcggcggcggcagcagcagaggTGGAGAGAGCGAGAGCCATCGGATCACTCGATCGGACGGCTGATGGCGCTccgctcctctccttctctacTCTGCTTCGGTGCGACGCGACTTGGGCTTGTGAGCTCTgtgtggggaggagggaggcggaggcgggcgcgCATTTAAAGAGGCGAGACGGTGGGGctcgattttattttttaaaagacatTTTTTTGGTGGGGTGCCACGTGGCGTGGGAAAGCACGTGACGGGTCGAGGGAAACGTCGCCGCGGGTTCGGGCTGtcggcgacgcgacgcgccGCGGAGACGGTGGACGGGTCGAGTCGTGGTCTGGCTATGCAGCGGTTTGCGGGTCGGTGGACGTGGTCCACCACGCTAACGTGAGTGAACCGGTGATGATGAGTGTCTCTGGTTTGTCCACTGTGAGGGCATCACAATGGTGTAAAAGTAGTAATCCATAGATAATAtaatgttttatttagccaCCTAAtattattgtataaaaaacataacAGAAGATACCTATATACATATGGACTATCtatatgtaaaataaaaaaaatattatctatCCCTACTTCTCTCTTCTGATAATACTATTACAttgtgtctatatatattgaTGGGATTGGTATAGTTAAAATCTATTTATATGGATCCTATCTATATTAATCACTTTtgctatatactactccctccgtcccaatatgtagcaacctaggatgggatTAGACCTATCCTaagactacgaatctggacatcggagtacctccgtttcaggttataagagtttctaacattgtccacattcatatagatgtatatgtttagattcattaacatatatatgaatgtgggcaatgataaaaagtcttataatatgaaacggaggaaatacgGTGGTTATGCCTTAACAGTGGTGGTTTTTTAGGAAGCTAACCGATGAATACAttcacgttttttaaactgctaaatgatactccatcgtcttaaaatataagagattttaggtggatgtgacacatcctaataccatatccagattcgtagtattacaCTACGTCATatactcaaaatctcttatattttaggacggagagagtatattgcAAAGTGAAAATTTACTGTGTAGAAGTtggtttaaaatattaaatagttttttaaaatttataataattaaaattagattaatcatgtgttaacgAATTGTTTTGTCATCGCTTTATCTTCACTATAAAAACGAAGACCACCTAGCATTTCTCTTTTATTCTCTGCATTTCAAATTACTTCTTTAGTACTTCAAAAAATACTAGTcattattataattttaaatttcgaaGCACTTTTTACTAAAATGTTTCCTGTTTGCTCCTCATAAATGCATTAACACCTCTGTGTTGTATCTAAAAGTTGATAGAATGGTAGTACGCAGGAGCAACTAAGGTGATGTTTGTATCCAGATACTTAACTTTAGTATCTGTTTTTACACattaatttaaagtattaaatatagactacttacaaaactaattacataaatgaaaactaatttgcgagacaattttcttaatcctaattaatctataattagataatgtttactatagcatcacatacgctaattatggattaattaggctcaatagactTGTCTAGtgaattagtctaagattatggatgagttttaataatagtctatatttaatatttataattagtgtccaaatatccgatgtgatagacacttaaaaattttagtctAATGTAAATATGGTCTaaaatgaaacggagggagtttATGGTGGTGAGTCGTGTTTGCGTTGAAGGGGGCAAGTTGAGTTGGTGCTCTTGTTCGTTTTTGATTATTTGATAGGTGATGGTGGTGTTTAATTAGTCTATGTAACGTAGAGATTGAGTTGACATGCAGCATGAATAACAATCCAATTTTATCTCCCTTGTTGTTTGCGTGTTTTAGCCGAAACAGCTCCATCACGATAACATTAACTATACTTCAGATGAATACAATTTGGCCACTCCATAACACTTTAATATCGAAACATATCAACACAAGTGAGCACTTCTTATAATGCATTGTGGCCATCGCCACGGCCCGCGTAAAATAACCGGGAGAAAATACTTGTAGGTTTACTTTGCTTAAATCaatcttattaaattttaatagaGTTTAATACACGTTTAGTTTAATATCTTTTTAAACTTTGGTAGCGTTTTTACGAGAGAATCTTTAGAACCACCGAATTTTGATAACGCATTATTGGCAAACCTTACCTAAAATAGGTGGGGTAAAAAGTGACAATAAAATAGACTTGTGGATGCGGTAGGGATAAAAGTGGTAATAATGTGAACATATCCAAATTAGCAATAATTTTATGCTAATGAAAGTCCAACGACGGAGGCAAAGCTTCCGGGCAGGTAGGCAGCCACTCGGGCTCCATCGTCACTCGCCGCCATCTCCACTGCTGAATGCCATCAACGTTCGTAAAAGTGATCAATCGCCGTAAAAAGCTATTAGTCGATCGGGCTCGGTAGAGCCGCTACCTCCCTCACTGAATCCAGCCTCAACCTGTGCAGCCGTCCATCTGAAGATTAAGGTGTGTTTCTTGTTCAAGTTCTCAACCCATTTTCTCGTTTTTCACACAtttttcccaaactactaaacgatgcatttttttaaaagaatataaaaaaagtgttttaaaaaatcatattaatttatctatttaaaaataactCTTAATTAGTTAGGTGCTAAGATTATTTTTCAACGGCAAGGAATGAACGCAGCATCTAAAAGGAATGTAGCGGCAGTGGAAGTAGCCGTGGATTTTAGGAATGTAGCAGTACAGCGTTCCGCAGGAAATCCACGGCGCTAATTGGTGGTGACGCGCCGAGGGAATGGAAATCACGGCGGACGATCAAATCGAATCGACTCGACGCGACGCGAATCGACACGacagccgcgcccgcgccggcgaaGACGCTGCTGCATCTGGACAGGCCGCAACCGGCCACCCCCTCGCGCGCCGACGGCCATcgtaaacaaaacaaaaaaaaacttgtgctaaAGCGAATCAAGTAGGGCCGGGGccggctaatgggcgggtgactGCCCCAAGCGATCACCCCCCTACCCCTTACACTACActatttcttcctcctctcattcttctcttcctactacatcataaaatttagaaaattaaaaaacacaaagttgaaaaaaattatgtatagaaatacttatatataaaatatagtaatttaaattcaaattgaaacgggtatgtaaatttttgacttataaactttgggtctataaactaatatttgaatttaaattcaaatttgaatcggatatgtcaacttttgacttataaactttgggtctataaactttaagtgtataaactttagatgtatagaaatactatatataaaaaatatttgaattcaaattcaaatttgaattgaatatataaacttttgatttataaatttttggtctctaaattttagatgtgtaaatttaAGGTGtacaaattttaggtgtataaatttactaaaatagaaaagtaatgtggTTCCAAATAAAAGAAATCGGGACGCGCTAGGGCCTAGGGGCGATCGCCAGCAATCTCGGCCGCGCGGCGCGTCTAGTGCAGGAAATCGGGACGGCGACGTGCGTGCGATGCGACCGCGATACCTCGCGTGGTTGTTGTTTTCGGCCATTCAAAAACCTTACAGAAAATGGGAGGAGAAGATGCCAAGCAGCGACGCATGCCAAACTAAACGTGGCCATGAATTGTACTAATACAGTACTATTTCTTATGTATTTGCTTGCAACATCGTCCAACTAAACGTGTCCATTGATTATAATACTTCTATTCGCTCGCAACATCATTGGAATAATTCATTCCAATCATGTCCATGCGGAAAACCAGCAAACGTGTCCCTGCCAACTAAACGTTCACGCTCTCCgccgcagcagcaacaacaacaaaaacgTTCAACCAGAAGCAGGGTCAGCTTTGCCTCTCAAATGAGAACATCACCATCTTGTGCCAATGGTTCCTACCAATGCACATCATCACAGAATTCGAACCTATCAGAATTAAGATACAAAAGTCTCCGTGTCAATGGTTCAGTAACCGCAAAGAGCAGAAAAGGATCCGATGAATTCGAACATATCAGAATTAAGATACAAAAGTCTCCGGTATCAACATCCATAACACTATTTGATGATAACATTGAAATTGAATTGTAAGCTCGTTCGTAACACTAAATGATGAGTTGCTCCTACATATCTTTCATGATCCGTGCTCACTAAATTGTAAGTACAACTTTGCCAATAATTACGAAAACTCTTTCAAGGGAGCATATCTGCATATGAGTAAAGTTACTGATGACaaaatgacttttttttttgtcccagTAGTCAATAGTACAAAATCCTTTATTCACCAGGAACATGTCCACATAGGCCATCTAGCCCTCAATACCGAAATGAAAATTTCCTGTCTGATCCGACATCTTTCAGATTTTGCCTGAGATTCAGAGGAACAAGCCTGCAGAAATTCTAATAAAAGATTCTACTGTTTTAAAGACTACAACAGCTTGACTCCAGCTTCTCTAACAGAGTCAATGACAGCCCTGACCTTCCCATGGTACTTCTGCTCCCTCTTCATGTGGATGGACACAGCGGGTATGCCCTTCTGCAGCAGGCGCTCGCCGAGCAGCTTCCCGATCTTGGCAGCGGCAGCTACGTCACGAGTGGACTCCATGTTCGGCCTCAGCAGCTTCTCCTGTGAGCTCGCAGAACAGGCAACCGTCGCCGTTGGGGTGTGAACCACCTGGGCAGATACATACTTGTTCGAGAAATGCATCCTCAGCAGGTAAGGCTTCAGAAAGCGCGTGATCCTAGCTGCCCTTTCCGGTGGAGGGATCACCATAGTTGCTGGGATCTCTCTCTGCAGCAAGATAACAAGCGAGAGAGGACGATTTCAGTTGGTGAAAATATAAATACAGGTATTCACATTAAGACAACACAAGTGAATAATGTTTTACTACTGATTTGTAAACAATTTGAATTGTAAGCTGAAATTCAAAACCAGGAGACAAACAAACAGTACATATGAAAAGGAACAGTGTTTAGTCCGGCCATGCTAATAGATGATAAACAGGTAATTATTCCAAAAAGGTTCTACTTCAGTCAGCACTGCAATTGCATATTTGAATGGCCATatagcatcagcagcagcagcagcaacttaTGCTTACTAAAGCTCACAAAAAAATGCATCAATTCCACCATGGCGTTATTATCCAAGATTATTACTACGAATTCAGGCCTGAACCAGCGCATCAAAAACAGATTGGGGCATGTCCACCAGACGCAGGTGAAAGCTCACCTCGAGACTCAGAGGCTAACCTAACGTGCGGGCATGGCCATGGCGGATCAGCCAAACTAATCCCCCACCCGAAAAGAACCTCCTTGGAAACAAACAGCTAATAGTAGTAGTTCTATGGTTAGGCAAAGATTTAGCTTTTCCAGAtatagaagagaagctagggacGGCAACACGTTCCCGCCCCTGCGAAATGCAACGGGGCAAAGTCTTCTCCCATCGCCCCCCATGGATTCTCCACCCCCGCTGTCAGGAACAACAAACTCAATAGGTACATTTCACATCTCAAATAATAACAATATTCAGTCAAGAGATATTATTGccatccaaaagaaaaaaaaacaaaaactgctAGTACTTTCAGCCGGAGCATGACCATCAGTCCAGAATCAACAACACTAATAATCAACATGCAGTAAGTTCACATCTCACATCTAGATGAGTATGTTCACATCTCACATGCAAGCAAGCAGCGGATCAAATCTAGACAAGCATAACACACACGGTAGGAGTGACCAGCCGACGACAGAGAGGGACCACGGGGGCGAGGATGCAAGGAGCAAGGGCGTGAGGCGAGGCGAGACGATGCCTGACgactgccgcccgccgccctctccgcccTGCTCGCCGCGTCGGCCTCCCTCGGCCGCTCGGCGGGTTAACGCGAGGAGAAAAAGGGGTATGGGAGGAGAGGCATGAGGAGGAGTATGTGCGTACGTGCGTGTGCTCACCGGCGGCAGGGGGTGGGGAGCaggacgacgccggcgccgcttgCCCGCCGGGGTGGGTGGGGATCGgcgctgctcggcggcggcggcggcggcggcggcgcgaggaacgGGAGGGGAGTCGGAGTCCGAAGGGATGCACGGGGGAGATCGAGATCGACTAATGCTGGGCTGTTTCAGGTCCAGCGATATGGGCTTTTTCTATGGCCGGCCTGGGCCTGGCTGAAAAGCAATGGTGAAGAAAGCCCTTCATCTTTTGATCTAtctatatgagagaaaataagtttatataaaGTCCTCAGCTACCTCTCCCGATTGAATCGCATCTCTCAACCACGAAACTGAGTATAACATATCTTCCCTTTTTTTGAAAAGGGGAGCAAATTGACTGGTTTCGAAAGCTGCTTATGATGATGTACCAAATTTAATACAGTTGACTTGTTGAGTCAACAGGTTAGACCCATGTATAAGTCACCTCTCTTTCCCTGTCTCTCCATCCCTCTCAGTGATATCCAGGATGGCCACCGGGGGAAGAGGAGTAGGCATGGGAGCATCAGCCACAGTTTCAATGGCCACCACCATAGCCTGATGCTACAACTCGCCCGGGTGTTCGCCATCACCGCGCGTCCTCTGCACCACATACAACTAGGGGTGTTAGTGGGCAAGGTTACCCACTTATTTGTATTATAGGTGGTTTCGTGGACCTGCCCGTTTTTACCCCTACATACAATACAAACACGCTGGACCTGGCGGCGCACCCCGGAGTTGGCGTTCGTCGCCGTGCCGTCCTACACCATCGAAGTGTCCGGGTGCGCACAAGGCTGAGCTCTGCCTCGGCTTGCCGAGGATTGTGCTGCACGTACGATATGGCTCAGCGATCGGCACAGATGCCACCACTATCCACTGTGAGTATCAGGCGTACATGTTCAACCCAACCAATTAAGTACGCTCCAcgaagtgagcatagctcaactggttaggttccttgtggtaGAACCAGCCCACCCAGGgtcaaatcctagatttgacacgggtgctcgcatttacggctaattattctttcagtggtagatgACGTATCCGTAGACAGcaaggcgcctgtggtgacttcgtcaatctcaaaacATGCCGGCCGGCCCAGTCtttcggaggtgctcatagaggtaggtgtgcgtgtgtgcgttcatagagcgcctgcgtttgtactctgtttctcaaaaaaaaaaaaaagtacgctCCACTTCATCAACGAGTAAAATGGGCAACAAAAGTGTACTGGCTCTCTCAGCAGAAACCTAAACAAACTCCTCAGGCACAGTGGTCAACACGTTCGATGCtcgctagcagcagcagcagcagccgccgtctGGCCCTTTCTCCGTCGCCCATCGGTAAGAGCgatggagggaaaaaaaaaggaaaatagagaggaaggggagggaagTGGATAGAGGATGACACTTGGATCCTACAGATTTTTTGTTCGTTGAGAGGCTTACATGCGAGTCTTTGGCGTGTGGGTCCAGCGTGCTGATTCAACGAGTCAATTGCAATCAACTAACCACGTCAGTAGAAACCgctttaaaaataactgaaggAGTttaatttgcactggtttttaaAAATAGGCGAGAAGTTATACCTAATTTTATGGTTGAGAGAGGCGATTCGATCGGGAGCAGTggctgagggaggcaaaattgACTTATTCCATCTATGAGAAGCCATggaaaaaatgaacaaaataactaaaaataatttaatttagagtACATTTCATAGCATATAACCAACCCCAGttttaaagttttacaaaatcTCACCCTTATGTATGTTGAGTATgaatttacttaaaattttaaaacatagagCGTATATAGTTTCGCTCTGCCCTACTTTTAAAAAGTATTGTTTTAAATATGCTGAAATTAATTGAGATTTGAATAAAGATGCTTTTATGGATAATAAAGTTAGAGCAAGTATAGTTGTGAGCTATAGGCttactataagcttatgtggaggagagaggtaacaaaaaatcaaggatgttggctctcatgcaagagctagcttaacacaaactCCTaggtaaatacattaaatgtataggtgagagatagagagaggaaaagaaaattgtaggcaaccttatagctaatccattatatatgttggttttaTGATGGGCTAATAATAGAaagtgagctctactattatccttgctcttatatAGTAAAGTCTGATCGTAATCATTAGACTAACTTGTGGGGCCCTGTCCGCACCTTCAGTACCATCAGACTGTCCTTCAATTTTGTTTTAATCCCTGGCTAATATATTATCGGACGAAACTTTTCTCATTAGAATATGACCCTGGGGTCAATAAACCAAATCCATGAGGTCAAAGAAACATATCTACATCAGTGCCACGTTTGATGATACAGTTGAGGATGAAAAAAAGTTAAGTTACTGATGTTACGGAATGATAAGGGATTGCACATTAACATAACAAGCTTTCAGTTCAGGAAGTTTGGTATCAATTTAAGTTCAGAACCAACATTTAAAACAGCATCCCTTCAGTTAAAGTTCCCTAGTGAATTCTAATTCAGATAGCACTCAAGTAAGCCTTACACTTCTGTAAAAGCTGAACTGACCAAAAAATTACAGTTCGCAAAATGGCTTGACCAAAGCTATTCACATGTGGAAATAACCTATAATGGTCTAACTAGTTGCTGTATAAAACTTTGCGCAGTTCTGATGCGTAATCACCAAACTGAATGCCAGTAGGAGGATGCATGCTAAAGATGTAAGCAACTGGTGCTGATACTTGCATCCCTCTTGGGTAATTAGGGGTATCCGAGAACCATCCAAGAGTTGCTTCATCAAACATAAACGATTCACCCAGAAATAAGAAGCACTCTCTTGCCAATCTTTCGACCTACAGAAACAAGCAGAAAAAGGATTACATCTGGAAATTTACAGTTAATTCACACTTGAAACCTACAGCAGCAATTTGGACGCTTTCATTCTCAAACATTAAACAGGGATATATATACCAGCCAAAAAAAGCAGTCTAACTTGAAACATGTATTACACATATTAAGTGGAAAGTTGTTTTTAGCTGAATAGTGTGTGTGGAGGGAATTTGAATTTGTAATAAAACTTGAGAATTTACCTGTAACTGAACAAATTTTGCGTTATTCATGATCACCATGACCTGCAAATCTGACATTTTTTCTGACAAGGTCTTGATGGCAATATGCTGGAAAAACTTCTGCAAGACAACTTGCTCGCTAATTGATTCGTTGGAATCAATATCAGCAAACCAAAATACTCGACTCAATTTTGTCCATGGAACTGATAGTTTATGTTCACCTCCAATGAATAGATAAGAGGGATCAGCCAAATTCTGTAGAATCTTGAGGCCCTTAGTCACTGAATCAGACTCGAATGAATGAGGACCAGGTGTACAGGCAATAATCTTAGTGGGGTCATAATAGTTACAAAGTTTACAAGCGAACTGTAAACTTTTATCATTCATGACAAGAATATGCCCATCACCAGCAGCAGGCAGCAACCTTTTACAACATACTGAAGTAGCTCTGTTTTCCTGAGAGCAGATTCCAGATGTGATAGATGAAGAAACCAAAGAGCCAGAGTCATGTGAAAATGAACACGAGCTACCATTTCGACAACCCTG
Proteins encoded in this window:
- the LOC127766345 gene encoding uncharacterized protein LOC127766345, with the protein product MVIPPPERAARITRFLKPYLLRMHFSNKYVSAQVVHTPTATVACSASSQEKLLRPNMESTRDVAAAAKIGKLLGERLLQKGIPAVSIHMKREQKYHGKVRAVIDSVREAGVKLL
- the LOC127767511 gene encoding protein SENESCENCE-ASSOCIATED GENE 21, mitochondrial-like, whose amino-acid sequence is MALALSTSAAAAAAARALAARVTTTTRGYAASAASSAMRRAAAAVEGKGAAGMTQAKDGSLSAAAREVSWVPDPVTGHYRPSNFAGGADAADLRAAHLARSYARA